In Raphanus sativus cultivar WK10039 chromosome 5, ASM80110v3, whole genome shotgun sequence, the following proteins share a genomic window:
- the LOC108859065 gene encoding uncharacterized protein LOC108859065 gives MIEDGDKRLLKVVFILVTYFACSLAMATNHGCGRGSRFCKEAMRTNVTEEASRDEFGNYKEKKVNFSLGRKLASGPSRRGCGH, from the exons atgatt GAAGATGGAGATAAGAGGCTTCTTAAAGTTGTGTTCATCTTGGTCACCTACTTTGCTTGTTCCCTTGCCATGGCTACTAATCATGGTTGTGGTCGTGGATCGAGATTTTGCAAAGAAGCAATGAGAACGAATGTGACAGAAGAAGCTTCAAGAGATGAGTTTGGGAACTACAAGGAGAAGAAGGTGAATTTTTCGTTGGGTCGTAAGTTAGCTTCTGGTCCAAGTCGTAGAGGCTGCGGCCACTAA
- the LOC108857916 gene encoding probable aquaporin NIP7-1 yields the protein MSVEVRSRVFDQEAGSTLASLRDGDPSTQRGFRCIPYELDLNPLRIVVAELVGTFILMFSVCGVISSTQLSGGHVGLLEYAATAGLSVVVVVYSIGHISGAHLNPSITIAFALFGGFPWSQVPLYITAQTMGATAATLAGVSVYGVNPDLMITKPALSCVSAFFVELVATSIVVFLASALHCGPHQNLSNLTGLVIGAVISLGVLITGPISGGSMNPARSLGPAVVAWDFEYIWVYMTAPVIGAIIGVLTYRTISLQSRPSPHSPPVSSLLR from the exons ATGAGTGTTGAGGTACGGTCAAGAGTCTTTGACCAAGAAGCTGGCTCAACTCTAGCTTCGTTGAGAGATGGCGATCCGTCGACACAAAGGGGTTTTCGATGTATCCCTTATGAATTAGATCTCAATCCCCTACGCatt GTAGTAGCGGAATTGGTGGGGACATTCATTCTAATGTTCAGCGTGTGTGGGGTCATAAGCAGTACTCAGTTGTCCGGCGGTCATGTCGGATTGCTAGAGTACGCCGCGACGGCTGGTCTATCGGTGGTTGTCGTAGTTTACTCCATCGGTCACATCTCCGGCGCCCATCTCAACCCTTCCATCACCATTGCTTTCGCCCTCTTTGGCGGATTCCCATGGTCTCAG GTTCCGTTATATATAACGGCGCAGACGATGGGGGCAACGGCGGCAACGTTAGCTGGGGTGTCAGTCTACGGAGTAAACCCTGACCTAATGATAACAAAACCTGCGTTAAGCTGCGTTTCTGCGTTTTTCGTTGAACTCGTTGCTACGAGCATCGTCGTCTTTCTAGCCTCCGCGTTGCATTGTGGTCCTCATCAAAAT TTGAGTAATTTGACGGGGTTGGTGATTGGAGCAGTCATATCCCTTGGAGTGCTTATTACCGG ACCGATTTCGGGAGGATCGATGAACCCAGCTCGATCACTAGGACCGGCGGTGGTGGCATGGGATTTTGAGTATATATGGGTTTACATGACTGCTCCGGTGATCGGAGCCATTATCGGTGTTTTGACATACAGAACTATTAGCCTCCAAAGCAGGCCTTCTCCACATTCCCCTCCAGTCTCTTCGCTTTTACGCTGA
- the LOC108859064 gene encoding dual specificity protein phosphatase 1B has product MEKVVDLFGVGEANTQKLLEGGNDLSQIQQGLFIGSVAEANNKDLLKASNVTHVLTIAVALSPPYPDDFVYKVIEVVDRSETDLTVYFDECYGFIDQAIQSGGGVLVHCFMGISRSVTIVVAYLMRKHGMGFSKAMELVKSRRPQALPNFGFVSQLQQFENSIKVHDADSFFN; this is encoded by the exons ATGGAGAAAGTGGTAGATCTCTTCGGAGTGGGAGAAGCCAATACACAGAAGCTACTGGAAGGAGGCAACGATCTCAGCCAAATCCAACAGGGACTGTTCATAGGCTCAGTAGCTGAAGCAAACAACAAGGATTTGCTCAAAGCCTCCAACGTCACTCATGTCTTAACCATAGCTGTTGCCTTGTCCCCTCCGTACCCTGACGACTTTGTCTATAAAGTCATCGAAG TCGTGGACAGATCAGAGACAGATTTGACTGTGTATTTCGATGAGTGTTATGGATTCATCGACCAAGCTATTCAATCTGGAGGTGGTGTTTTGGTTCATTGCTTCATGGGGATCTCAAGGAG TGTGACTATAGTTGTGGCTTATTTGATGAGAAAGCATGGTATGGGTTTCTCTAAAGCTATGGAGCTCGTTAAGAGTAGACGTCCCCAAGCATTGCCTAACTTTGGTTTCGTTTCTCAGCTTCAGCAATTTGAAAATTCCATCAAag TACATGATGCGGATTCTTTCTTCAACTGA
- the LOC108859068 gene encoding transcription factor MUTE encodes MSHIAVERNRRRQMNEHLKSLRSLTPCFYIKRGDQASIIGGVIEFIKEMQQLVQVLESKKRRKTLSPPSFPCDHKTLEPSLLAAAPNATTRMPFSQIENVMTTSTFKEVGACSNSHHANVEAKISGSNVVLRVVSWRIDGQLVRIISVLEKLSFQVLHLNISSMEESVLYFFVVKIGLECHLSLEELTLEVQKSFVPEAIVSTN; translated from the exons ATGTCTCATATCGCTGTTGAGAGGAATCGAAGAAGACAAATGAACGAGCATCTTAAATCCCTTCGTTCTTTGACACCTTGTTTCTACATCAAAAGA GGAGATCAAGCTTCAATAATCGGAGGAGTGATAGAGTTCATCAAAGAGATGCAGCAATTGGTGCAAGTTCTCGAGTCCAAGAAACGTCGAAAGACACTAAGCCCGCCTTCTTTTCCTTGTGATCACAAAACACTCGAGCCATCCTTGTTAGCTGCCGCCCCCAACGCAACCACCAGAATGCCATTTAGTCAAATCGAGAATGTAATGACCACGAGCACTTTCAAGGAAGTGGGAGCATGTTCCAACTCCCATCATGCAAACGTTGAAGCCAAAATCTCAGGCTCTAACGTTGTACTCAGAGTTGTCTCTTGGAGAATTGACGGCCAGCTGGTGAGGATCATATCAGTCTTGGAGAAACTCTCTTTCCAggttcttcatctcaacatTAGCAGCATGGAGGAGTCTGTCTTATACTTCTTCGTTGTCAAG ATAGGACTGGAGTGTCACTTAAGCTTGGAGGAACTAACCCTTGAAGTTCAGAAAAGTTTTGTGCCTGAAGCCATCGTATCTACCAACTAA
- the LOC108861672 gene encoding LOW QUALITY PROTEIN: heavy metal-associated isoprenylated plant protein 32 (The sequence of the model RefSeq protein was modified relative to this genomic sequence to represent the inferred CDS: deleted 3 bases in 2 codons), with amino-acid sequence MSKEELMKIQTCVLKVNIHCDGCKQKVKKILQKIEGVFTTKIDSDQGKVTVSGNVDPSVLIKKLAKSGKHAEIWGAPKGNNNNNQNQSQLANQMKGMQIDNGKGVGGKNNNNNKGPKNGGGGGGGGGGGGGGGGNSNGPKMGQQLSPQQIQQLQQIQKMKGFQDLKLPPQLKDSKGSVAPPPANKNQNQKGVKFDVPEDDEDDDEFTDDDEFDDEFTDDDEFDDDEFGDLPPPSNKMKPNMMMPNAQQMMMMNAQKNAILGGKGAPGGGNGGGGGGGGGGKGGPGGGGGGKGGPAGGGGNQNQGGGKNGGKKRWGGGGQPQDGKSGGGGGGPNAGKKGNGGGGGGGPMAGGLPAGFRPMGGGGPQNMNMPMGGPMGMGGPMGNIPAVQGLPATGQGGVPPGYFQGAGPDPMQMQQQQQQQQYLAAVMNQQRAMGNERFQPMMYARPPPAVNYMPPHPHQYPSPYPYPYPYPYPPHGNDQYSHAFSDENTSSCDIM; translated from the exons ATGAGTAAAGAGGAGTTGATGAAGATCCAG ACCTGTGTTCTTAAAGTGAACATACACTGTGATGGATGTAAGCAGAAAGTCAAGAAAATCTTGCAGAAAATAGAAg gtgTTTTCACGACCAAGATTGATTCAGACCAAGGGAAAGTGACGGTCTCTGGGAACGTAGATCCTTCTGTTCTCATCAAGAAGCTCGCAAAATCTGGTAAACATGCTGAAATCTGGGGAGCTCCAAAgggtaacaacaacaacaatcagaATCAATCACAGTTGGCCAATCAGATGAAAGGGATGCAGATAGACAATGGAAAAGGTGTCGGTGGAaagaacaataacaacaacaaaggTCCAAAGAATGGCGGTGGAGGTGGCGGTGGAGGTGGGGGTGGAGGAGGCGGCGGAGGTAACAGTAATGGGCCGAAGATGGGTCAACAGCTGAGTCCACAGCAGATTCAGCAGCTTCAACAGATTCAGAAGATGAAAGGGTTTCAAGATCTGAAGCTTCCTCCACAGTTGAAGGATTCTAAGGGCTCTGTTGCTCCTCCTCCTGCGAACAAGAACCAGAACCAGAAAGGAGTGAAGTTCGATGTTCCTGAGGATGACGAGGATGATGATGAGTTCACTGATGACGATGAGTTTGATGATGAGTTTACTGATGACGACGAGTTTGATGATGACGAGTTCGGTGATCTCCCTCCTCCGTCTAATAAGATGAAGCCTAACATGATGATGCCTAACGCTcagcagatgatgatgatgaacgcTCAAAAGAACGCTATTCTTGGCGGTAAAGGAGCTCCTGGCGGTGGAAACGGCGGCGGCGGTGGTGGCGGCGGTGGTGGTAAAGGTGGTCCCGGCGGCGGTGGCGGTGGAAAAGGTGGTCCTGCTGGTGGCGGTGGGAACCAAAACCAGGGTGGAGGCAAGAACGGTGGTAAAaaacggtgg ggtggtggtggacaACCACAAGATGGTAAAAGCGGCGGTGGAGGCGGTGGTCCAAACGCCGGAAAGAAGGGtaacggtggtggtggtggtggtgggccCATGGCTGGAGGACTGCCAGCAGGTTTCCGTCCAATGGGAGGCGGAGGACCACAAAACATGAACATGCCTATGGGTGGTCCAATGGGTATGGGTGGTCCAATGGGAAATATTCCGGCGGTTCAAGGATTACCGGCAACCGGCCAG GGTGGTGTACCACCTGGTTATTTCCAAGGAGCCGGGCCAGACCCGATGCAaatgcagcagcagcaacaacaacaacagtatTTAGCAGCGGTTATGAACCAGCAACGTGCCATGGGAAACGAACGGTTCCAACCAATGATGTACGCAAGGCCACCACCGGCAGTTAACTACATGCCACCACACCCGCATCAATATCCAAGCCCGTATCCGTACCCGTACCCGTATCCATATCCACCTCATGGGAATGATCAATACTCTCACGCCTTTAGCGATGAGAACACGTCAAGCTGCGATATtatgtga